A window from Citrus sinensis cultivar Valencia sweet orange chromosome 3, DVS_A1.0, whole genome shotgun sequence encodes these proteins:
- the LOC102621014 gene encoding adenylyl-sulfate kinase 3, with protein MATVGNSTNIFWQESPIGRLERQKLLNQKGCVVWITGLSGSGKSTLAFSVNKELYSRGKLSYILDGDNLRHGLNKNLGFSAEDRTENIRRVGEVAKLFADAGLICIASLISPYRKDRDACRAMLPDSNFIEVFMNMPLELCEARDPKGLYKLARAGKIKGFTGIDDPYEPPLNCEIEIKQKDGVCPTPNAMAGQVVSYMEEEGYLHF; from the exons ATGGCTACTGTTGGAAATTCGACTAATATATTTTGGCAAGAATCTCCAATTGGGAGGCTTGAAAGGCAGAAGCTTCTCAACCAAAAGGGATGTGTTGTATGGATCACGGGTCTTAGTGGATCGG GGAAAAGTACGCTAGCATTTTCGGTTAACAAGGAACTTTATTCTAGGGGAAAGCTGTCTTATATCCTTGACGGAGATAACCTTCGACATGGACTAAACAAAAATCTTGGTTTCAGTGCAGAAGATCGAACTGAGAATATACGTAGGGTTG GGGAAGTAGCAAAGCTTTTTGCGGATGCTGGTTTAATCTGCATTGCCAGTCTGATATCTCCATATAGAAAAGACCGGGATGCTTGCCGTGCAATGTTGCCAGATTCAAACTTTATTGAG GTTTTTATGAATATGCCTCTGGAATTGTGTGAGGCAAGAGATCCAAAAGGACTCTACAAACTTGCGCGGGCTGGAAAGATTAAAG GTTTCACTGGGATAGATGACCCATATGAACCACCATTAAATTGCGAG ATAGAAATAAAGCAGAAAGATGGAGTTTGCCCTACTCCCAATGCTATGGCAGGACAAGTAGTGTCTTATATGGAGGAGGAAGGATATCTACATTTTTAG
- the LOC102621869 gene encoding glutamyl-tRNA reductase-binding protein, chloroplastic encodes MKTLEAPWTISLFSRIHVDKTPHSSPMLRFCHSTTRLSSFTPLSFTLRRQLPMASFSAQAVSTGDVKSDANVFELIQKHQEAAARLPPLEEIRTVLDRSVRGMLSTFSQKYEGYPSGSMVDFACDADGTPILAVSSLAVHTKDLLANPKCSLLVARDPEDRTDLVITLHGDATSVAEKDKAAIRAVYLAKHPNAFWVDFGDFQFMRIEPKAVRYVSGVATALLGSGEFSKEEYQAANVDPIAQFSKPVASHMNRDHAEDTRIIVQHSTSIPVASAYMLDLDSLGFNVKAGYQGNTFKLRIPFPRRAEDRKDVKTLIVEMLQAANSHN; translated from the exons atgaagacttTGGAAGCTCCTTGGAcgatttctttattttcacgCATTCATGTCGACAAAACCCCTCATTCTTCTCCAATGTTACGGTTTTGCCATTCAACAACTAGACTCTCTTCCTTCACTCCTCTCTCTTTCACCCTTCGTCGTCAGCTTCCCATGGCTTCTTTTTCAGCTCAG GCTGTGTCAACTGGGGATGTTAAAAGTGATGCCAATGTCTTCGAATTGATTCAAAAGCATCAG GAAGCAGCTGCCCGGCTTCCTCCACTTGAGGAAATTCGTACTGTGCTTGATCGTAGTGTTCGCGGCATGCTTTCTACTTTTTCTCAG AAGTATGAGGGTTATCCATCAGGATCAATGGTTGACTTTGCATGTGATGCAGATGGAACTCCAATATTAGCCGTCAGCAGCCTGGCTGTTCATACAAAG GACCTGTTAGCAAATCCAAAATGTTCATTGCTTGTAGCTAGAGATCCAGAGGATAGAACTGATTTAGTCATCACTCTGCATGGGGATGCTACTTCT GTTGCTGAGAAAGATAAAGCTGCCATTCGTGCTGTCTATTTGGCTAAGCACCCGAATGCATTCTGG GTTGATTTTGGTGACTTCCAATTTATGCGCATTGAACCAAAAGCTGTCCGGTATGTGTCAGGTGTCGCAACAGCTTTATTAGGATCTGGAG AGTTCAGCAAAGAGGAATACCAAGCAGCAAACGTTGATCCTATAGCTCAGTTTTCTAAGCCTGTTGCG TCTCACATGAACAGAGATCATGCTGAAGATACAAGAATCATCGTGCAACACTCTACATCGATTCCG GTGGCTTCTGCTTACATGCTGGATTTGGATAGTCTTGGATTCAATGTTAAG gCTGGTTATCAAGGAAATACTTTCAAGCTCCGAATTCCTTTCCCTAGACGTGCTGAAGATAGAAA